TAAAGACTTCCCCCGACAATCTATTTTATGCGGAACTACCAATGAGACAGAAATCTTAAATGACCCAACTGGTAGCAGAAGATTCTGGATCATCAACTCAACAATTGAAGAAATTCCCACAGATCAGCTTGAGAAAGAACGGGATTTACTTTGGGCGGCCGCATACCATGCCTACTCTACAGGTGAAATTTGGTTCCTAGATCGTAGTAACAGGCAACGGCAATCAGAGTTAAACGCGAGCTTTGAGATGACTGATCCGTGGCTAGAGTTGGTGCAGCAATATGTCGAAAGCAGGGATTATGTAGCTACATGTGATATCTTCAACCATCTCCAGGTTGAAATCGCACGACAAGACAAGGGACTAAAAAGGCGAGTAACTGACATCCTAAGATCCATTGGCTGGTGTAGCGTACGCCTATACATCAACAAAGGATGGAAGTGGCTCTGGGCACCAAAAAAAATAAAAGTTGGTTTTTCAGACGGATCGAACGGATCGAACGGATCGAACGGATCGAGCGGATCGAACGGATCGAGTAACGGATCTAGGCATGAAATAGATAACGAGGTCTTGCCTGATACGCAAAACGACCATCAAGCGCTGTATCCGGTACAAAACGCTACATGTGAACAAGTCGATCCCTTAGATCCGCTCGATCCGTCGATCCGTCACGATCCGTCAGAAAAACAAACTTTTATTTTTTTTGGTGAAACAACAAGCAGTCCGATAAGTAGTACAGACGAACTTGCCAAGTGCCCGTCAACAGGGTTGGACTTACCCCGTCCATTCGATGTACAAAAAGATGGCATCTTTGGATTATCGACAGCCAAAATTACAGCCACCAGAATTCATCAAAACCGAAAAACTGAACAGAAGATAGAATTCCAGATTGACTATTGCTTTGCTGACCGGACTACCCAACTAGAAACTCTGAAATTTTCAGGGAAGCGAGCCGAACTGGAATCGGCAGTCATCGATGCCATAAATGTCTGGCAGGATAAAGCGATGTTGAACAAAAACAACAGATACAAGGTTATGCAGATGGCAGATGACGGGTTTATTTGGGTGGAGGGATGCATGATGACAGCAGTACCGACACCACCTGGTAATACCTTTTATCGATTTAGCACGCCGGACATGAGAGTAATTCAAGTGGGAGGGGCTGAGGAGTTCAATTTCACAGGGACAGTTCAGCAGTTGATGGAGCGGAATCGGTGACAAAAGAACTAATCCGATCACAATGCCCCAGATGCCATTGTTGGAAGACTTTCCGCAATGGCTGGAATATCCTCGCCGACGGAAAGAAAATCCAGCGCTGGTACTGCATGAACTGCGATAGCACTTTTCAGGAAAGTTAAACTGATTCCCTGCCCGGCGCGATTTCACAATAATTCAATTGCGCCCCTAATCCTGTCAGCGGGAATTTCTACATATCGTTCCAGCGATTTAAAATCTTTGTGTCCCGTAATTTGTTTGATGGTGTACAAGTCCGTTCCGTTGCTGTGTAGTTTGGTTACAAAAGTTCTTCTAGTGCTGTAAGATCATTGTCAAAGCCGATGTAAAAAGTTCTGCCAAAGCCACAGAATAGCAGAAGCCACTTATGTAATCTACCATTTTTTCTACAAGTGGCAACACCTGGAATAGAGATGACAACATAACCATTACTCAGCAGACAGCCCGCTTTTTTTGGCCCTTCAATAATGATTACTGGGATTGTTTTATCTTCAATTATTCGTTTCCAGTATTCAGGAATGCCTGTATTAAGGAATAGGGGTGAAAGACCGTATTCGCTAGGACTTAGATATTTTTGCGGCTTCCCATCCTTCATGGGAGAAATATCAGGCTTGACTTGTACACCCTCAAGTGTGAATTCGTCTGTTAGCGGATTTATGCCGGCAACTCTCCATGCTGGAACTAATTCCTCTGAATGCTTCCATCGTTTTTTGTTGTTGCGGTTTAGTATCTTGTCTACTTCATAGCTGTCATGAACTGACTGTACATTTAGCTTGATAATTTCATCGTCAACCCCGCTTCTCTTCCATTCTTCCCAATGGTGAATATCAATGTAATCAGGATTACAGTTAGGCTGAAAGCTTGATTCTTGTGAACTAATGACTTCTAAGGTAATGTCTGTCATAATATTAGTGAAGTTTTAAAGAATTAGTTTTTTTGATTGCCATCAAGTCGTCATAACCTTGGTGGTAATTTTTTATTCCGGCTGATGACAATCGAAAAACTAATTCGGGTGGTTAGTGTGATGTTGGTGCTGTTGCGATGCCTGCGGCGGGCTTCGCCATCGCACTTATGAATAAAACCGTCCTACCCTCACGGGCAGGACGGTTTTAATTCTCTTCAGTTTGCTTAACTAGCTCTTCCTTTAAGGCCTTAAATTCCTGAATCCTAGAATTTAGGCGTTTGATTTCATCATTAGCACGCGCAATTTCATTCTCCTTGGACGCCACCTGATCGCAGTATTCATCGATCAAGTGGTCGAGCATTCCCCCAGTAACTGTTGTTCCGGTCCCGAAGATACTTGGTTGCGGGCTACCCGCTCTATAATTTCGCTCTTGCTGATTCCCAAGACTTTCGCTTTCTCCTCCAACAACTCCACAGCCTCCGGTGATACCGATAGATTTAGGTTTTGCTTGCGTTGTCCGTGCAGAGGCTTTCTCATCTTTTGTACCCATTAACTATCCTCCCATTCTACACGCATGGTATATTGACTTTTTCCGCGCATACTACTAAGATACCTTTAGTTGTACACGCAAACAACTAATTTTGCAACCCGCTCCCCCCTCCCCCAAGCCATAGGCACCGGAGGGCACCCAATAAACCGGAGCAAGCACCCACGCCTAGACCTTGCGTGGAAACACCCTTAACTGACTGGCTCTTGCGTACTTAGCGTGCTAAATTGATAGAATAATGCCAAGAAAGTAAAGCTCTAATCTCAAAATTACGAAAGTTTCTAAATCCAAATCCACTTCGCTTTATTAACTTCAGTTTATTATTTATTCCTTCTACTACTCCACTGGTAGTCCTTCGTTCAAAATATCCGACTATTTCTCCAAACCACCGTTTAATTGTCTGCACACTTCTTTGATAATATGGTTCAGCTTTTTTTAACCAATTGATTAATTCTAGCGTTCCCGTTACCACATTTTTATTGTCTTCAAATAAATTGTGAAAATCTTCTTTTAATGAATGCATTCTAGCTATTAAAGGAGAAGCTTGTTTAATTCTATTTAATTTATCTTTTTGCTTTTCGGTGAGCTTGTTCTCGGCTTTTAGAATTGTAAATTTATTTCCTTTTAAACTTTCAAATACTTTTTTTCTTTCCGGGGCATTTAACTCAGATGCTATTTTATTTTCTGCTATCCTAGCTCGATTTAATTCTTCATGTACTAATTTAGTAACATGGAACCTATCTACCGTTACAAGGGCGTTTGGACAAATCTTCTCAATTAAAGATTTATAATTGCCTGTCATATCAATACTTACTTCTTCTATTTGTGACAAAACTTTTTCTCCCCACATTCTCATGGTTTTTTTGATTTCAATTTGTTTTCTTTCTTTTACTAAACCTATCAATTTACCTGAATCTATATCTACTAGCACGACAATAAATTTTCCTTGTCCTTTGACCAAACTAATTTCATCTATTCCTAATCTTCTTAAATCTTTGACATCTATTGGCATCACATTTTTAGCTACATCTTCAAGCATTGATATGACTTCTTCATTAGTTAGTCCATTATTTCTTGCCACATTACTTACATTACTATTAATCACTTGTTTGATAATATATTCCGCATATCGGTATGTATACCTCTTTCTTGCTCCTAGAAAATCTAGCTTTTCATTAAATGTTTTTCGGCATTTTTTACACTTGAATCTTCGTCTATTGACATTCAGTATTACTTCAAAATCCCCCATCGGTAAATCTTTCACTAAACATTTTTGATTTTGATGTAAATGTCTTGAGTTTTGACCACAGTGTGGGCACGATGCACTTTTCGCTTTTTTACCTACTGATAGAATTAGGACTTGACCCTCTTGTAGGCTTGATTCTACTAATACTTCAGGCAAATTTAGGAGTTGAGTCATTATTCGTTTCATAATTTATTTTATTAAACATTATTAAAAAATATCTTAACATTTTAGCACGCTAAGTACCCAAGAACCGTTTTTCTTAATTAGATGAATAGTGAGGTAAACCATGTATTGGAGCGAATACGAAGATGATGAAAGTTTATATTATGCAATACAGATAATAAGAGAAGGTTTTAAAAAAAAGTGGTTCTTGCGTACTTAGCGTGCTTAATTATTAATTAAAGTTTATAAATTTGCTTTAAAAGTAAGGCTTACAGGCGTTCATAATTTAATTTTTAGCAATATAATATAAAATACAGAAAATAATGGCTATTATCTTAGCTCTGCAAGGGTTTCAAGCTGATTATTTAATAAATTCAGCACGCTAAGTACGGAAGAGCCCAAAATTTTGACTGTTCTTCAGGGTAAAACCGGCTATCGAAAAATATGGCCTTATCATCCTGAATGGTTTGATCAGTTCGGATTGCAGAATGTGAAAATTCCTGACATTGATTGCGATCGCTCAAATTCAAACATCGGCGGAACTGTTAGCCAACGGTTCCGCCGTAATGAAGGTATCCCGTTCAAAGTTTATGATTTGCGTCATTGTTGGGCAATTAGAACGCTGGAGTATGGAATTGATATCTCGCTGGCAGCACAGCAGATGGGGCATAGCCTCGCAGTACATAGCAACCTTTACCACACCTGGATACAAGCACAACATCACCAGCGGGCGTTTGACTTGGCGATGAGTAAAAGAGATCGCCCTCAACCGCCAAAAATGTAACTTCATAACCTGAATATTGAATCACCCAGCAAGATGATTGCTGGATTTTGCGTTGCAATGGCAATATTAGCGTGTCTCTTAATCTATTGGTTGCGGGTTCAAATCCCTCGTCACCCACTAACAAAGTCCTGTGTTTTTCTCTCAATTTTCTCTCACTTGACTTTATTGTATCCCTAAAACAACTACTTAGGGGTAAATAGCCGATTGAGAGAAAATTATTGCATATCATTAATTACATAAGTTTATGTTATTCATCTTATAGATAAATTAGAGGTTTTATTGACATTATATTAGCTATATCCAAACTACTATTTTATTGACTAAAGTAACATTACTTAAGGTTAGTTAACTTAGTGAAATTAAAAGTTAAAATACTTAATCGTATTGAGCCGCAAGTAGACTAATTCAAATCAAATATAGCTTACTAAGACGAATATCATATATACCATACACACATTAACCTATATATTTATAACTGCAATAACCTATTTTTCTTACTGTAGTTAACCTAATATAACTATCATAGTTAACTTATCATCTTAGAGGATGTTTTCTAAGTTTTAGGGAGTCAAAAATTAAGCCAATCGCTTCACCATAATACGGATCATTGCAAGGTAGATAAAGGTTTCTGAAGTTTCGGGCAATAATTCATAATCTCTGGCCAATCGGCGACATCCCATGAACCAACCAAAAGTGCGTTCCACCACCCAACGTTTTTTGAGCAAAATAAAGCCCTTAGTTTGCTTTGGTCGCAGCACCACCTGGACAATCCAGCGACAAAAATTCATGACCCATTGCATGAAAGGCTCAGAATCAAACCCACCATCAACCCAAATGGTGGTTAAGCGAGATTGTGGCTGAGACTGTTTGACTCGTTTGAGAACTTGTTTCCCCCCTTCCCTGCGGGACGCTAACGCGAACGCGCTCACCCACATTGGCAGATGTAACCAAGACTCGTAGCACTAATCCCAAGGTATCGACTGTGATAAATCGCTTACGCCCTTTGATTTTCTTACCTGAATCAAAACCTACGTCTTGACTCACCATCGCTGCACTTTTTACACTTTGACTATCGATGATCGCTTCCGATG
The Gloeotrichia echinulata CP02 DNA segment above includes these coding regions:
- a CDS encoding VapE domain-containing protein, which produces MVKKPVQHALLNLSRDIAATGSKVMVIELPEGEQKGADDYITANGKPAFEELISAAPTIEEWKIHLNERWLLEKEKAKSSINSKVARNLHLIKQGWGGFLRFNLLKNQVEATDGIFDLDESRLKIALDFDIDVPERDAISIIERIAKEQSYHPVQEYLEKVAEKYPEPDLSVLDNLATKYFGSTERLHNVYMRKTLIAAVARIYEPECKHDHVTVIVGEQGTGKSTFWKTLFGTEFFSDQLGEASKAEDDLMKLHQFWALEWSEFETVYRRKEVGQIKKFITSPVDNFRVPYARKNKDFPRQSILCGTTNETEILNDPTGSRRFWIINSTIEEIPTDQLEKERDLLWAAAYHAYSTGEIWFLDRSNRQRQSELNASFEMTDPWLELVQQYVESRDYVATCDIFNHLQVEIARQDKGLKRRVTDILRSIGWCSVRLYINKGWKWLWAPKKIKVGFSDGSNGSNGSNGSSGSNGSSNGSRHEIDNEVLPDTQNDHQALYPVQNATCEQVDPLDPLDPSIRHDPSEKQTFIFFGETTSSPISSTDELAKCPSTGLDLPRPFDVQKDGIFGLSTAKITATRIHQNRKTEQKIEFQIDYCFADRTTQLETLKFSGKRAELESAVIDAINVWQDKAMLNKNNRYKVMQMADDGFIWVEGCMMTAVPTPPGNTFYRFSTPDMRVIQVGGAEEFNFTGTVQQLMERNR
- a CDS encoding DUF3854 domain-containing protein, coding for MTDITLEVISSQESSFQPNCNPDYIDIHHWEEWKRSGVDDEIIKLNVQSVHDSYEVDKILNRNNKKRWKHSEELVPAWRVAGINPLTDEFTLEGVQVKPDISPMKDGKPQKYLSPSEYGLSPLFLNTGIPEYWKRIIEDKTIPVIIIEGPKKAGCLLSNGYVVISIPGVATCRKNGRLHKWLLLFCGFGRTFYIGFDNDLTALEELL
- a CDS encoding ISL3 family transposase produces the protein MTQLLNLPEVLVESSLQEGQVLILSVGKKAKSASCPHCGQNSRHLHQNQKCLVKDLPMGDFEVILNVNRRRFKCKKCRKTFNEKLDFLGARKRYTYRYAEYIIKQVINSNVSNVARNNGLTNEEVISMLEDVAKNVMPIDVKDLRRLGIDEISLVKGQGKFIVVLVDIDSGKLIGLVKERKQIEIKKTMRMWGEKVLSQIEEVSIDMTGNYKSLIEKICPNALVTVDRFHVTKLVHEELNRARIAENKIASELNAPERKKVFESLKGNKFTILKAENKLTEKQKDKLNRIKQASPLIARMHSLKEDFHNLFEDNKNVVTGTLELINWLKKAEPYYQRSVQTIKRWFGEIVGYFERRTTSGVVEGINNKLKLIKRSGFGFRNFRNFEIRALLSWHYSINLAR